CCATGAAGAAATCAAGCTTATTGTCCACCGCCCTGAAGCTACCGCTCAAAACAGGGAAGAGTATCACAACATGGCTGCTACTTTGTTACCAGTAATTCGGGAACTAATCCGTAAAACAAACCCGCTTTTAGAGCATGAAGTTTCCGCTGAATTTGCCAAATCTAAGCTTTATGGCACAAAGTTCTGTGCGGATCAGGCCGCTTCTTTAGATTTCCGCGTATTTTCCCGCAAGCGCCCGCCTGGGGAGGAGCCCTCCCTTACAGTTGGTCTGAGGATTGACGAATCAGCGTCAATGTCAGCCTTTGGCCGTTTAGAGGCAGCAAAACAGGCAGCAGTTGCTTTATATGAATTCTGCACCGGGTGTGGCATTCCGATAATGGTTTACGGGGATACAGCAGACCGCTCCAAGCTGGAGCAAATGTCTATTTATGCCTATGTAGACTTTGAAAGCAAAGATGCAGATGAAAAATATGCTCTTATGAACATTCAGGCTCGCAGCAACAATCGGGATGGTATGGCATTGCGCATTATTTCCGATAGACTGCTTAATGCGCCCCAAAAAAACAAATTAATAATCAGCATCAGTGACGGACAGCCTAAGGCTATGCCTGATTATACAGGTGAAAAGGCAGCGTATGATATGAAAAATACTTTGCAGGAATTTAGGCGAAAAGGCATCCATTTCCTAGCTGCAGCTATTGGACAGGACAAGGAGGCTATCCGAGAACTTTACGGTGCTGAAAACACACTGGATATAACCGATTTGAAGCAGCTTCCGGCAAGATTGGTACAAATAATCGCAAGGTTCATGTAGTATGATGTAAAGGCAGAAATGTGGGTGAAGGCATGGACTGTGTGCAAACTAAGGGGAACCTCTTTATCGCTTGAGATCTAAATCTCAGGCTTTTTTTATGTTCAAAAAGGCTTAACTTCCCGTCTATTATGCAGATTCTACAGCTGATAAAACCTTGTGGGACAATGAAACAAATATGGGGTTAGTATATAGGGATATCAGATGCACTTTATTATTTTCCAAAAATACTTAATTTAGAGAAAAATTCTACATATATTGGCAGGAACTTCTAAAATTTAAGGGAATATAATTGTTATTTTAAATATTTTTAAACCGAGGTGCTATGTTATGGGCGAAAAACTCTTTATGAGTACTGCTAAGGTGGTGCTTGCGGGCTTTCTGGCTTTGTTCTTACTGGCTTGCCCTCTTTCTCTTCAGGCCGAAGAACCGGCCTTGAGGGTTCTGGCCGGCAGCGGTATACCGGAAAAGGCCGATGGCCCGCCTCAGAAAGCAGGCTTCAACACTCCCTATGGCTTGGCCATGGACAGTCAGGGTCGGATCTATGTGGCTGACTGCTACAACAATAGTATCAGGGTTATTGCCAATGGTATGGTGGGTACGGCGGCAGGCAGCAGCAAGGGCACCGACTTCTATGGCTTTCCCCTGGGGGGCTTGGCCGATGGACATGTGGACAAGGCCATATTTAACAAACCCCGGGCGGTGGTTGTTGACGGTCAGGGTACAATCTATGTGGCCGATACAGGAAACAACGTCATTCGAAAAATTTCTCAAGGGAAGGTAACCACCTATGCCGGAACAGGGAAGGCGGGTTTCAGAAACGGATCGGTCAGGGAGGCGCAGTTCAATGCCCCTAGCGGATTAGCCCTCGACAAGGCCGGTAATCTTTATGTAGCCGATACCTTAAATAATGTGATCCGGCAAATTTCGCCCCAAGGTTTTGTCACCACCTATGCCGGAAAGAACACAGGAGAGGCGGGGTACCGGGACGGGTCTTTGGCTGAGGCTGAATTCAACGAGCCTGCAGCCCTGGCCATGGACAGTCAGGACAATTTATATATAGCTGACAGCGGTAACCAATTAATTCGCAAGATAGTTAAAGACCGGGTGGAAACTGTGGCCGGAACCCAAGGGACACTGTTATCAGGAACAAACTACATTCAAGGTAGCTTTAAGGACGGTTCAAGGACTGAAGCAGCTTTTAATTTCCCCAAGGGCATAACTGTTCTGGAAAACGGGACGTTGATTATTGCTGATACCTGGAATTCCCGGATTAGAGCTGTCCTTAACAATGGTCAGGTAATCACCCTGGTGGGTACCGGTGAAAACGGCAAGGCTCCTGGTCCCCTTTACCAGGCTGTTTTGGGCAGCCCTGTAGGTGTGGCTTATTATAATAAGAATTTATACATTGCAGATGCAGACAATAACCTTATTTGGCAGATGCCCCTCAATCCCACTGAGTTGAAGGCCATCCCCAACTTTGCTTCTCCTTCGGAAGAGATTCAGCTTTGGGTCAATGGCGTCAGATTGGAGCTGAATGCCAATAACAAACCTTATATTCAGGAGGGACGGACCATATTGCCCCTGCGGGCTATCTGTCAGAACCTGGGATGCCGGGTTGATTGGACTGCTGACGGGGCAATTATCATAACCAAAGGAAACTGGCAAAAGGTGTTTACTGCCCGGGATCCAAACTTGCAGAACAATAACGGCTATACAATGGTTGGTTTGCGCTACTTGGCTGAGAGCATGGGTTATAAAGTAGAGTGGGTGCCCAAGTACCGGGCCGTTACCGTTACGGATAGTTTGGGGGTGGAATAAATGAAAAGAATTAGCAGGCTGCTGGTAGTAGTGTTTTTCCTGTCTGTAGTCATGCCTATAGTTAATCTTCCGGGGAATCTGGCTATGGCTGCGGATACCCTGCGGGTTGCCAAAATAATGGCAGTCCAGGGGAATGTTAAGGTATTGCGGGCAGGCGGGGAAAAAGACTTCCCAGCCTTTAAAGGCATGGGCCTGACCCAAGGGGACACTATCATTACCGGCAAAGACGGGCGGGTTACCCTGGAATTAGCCCAGGATAAAGAACTGAAGATTGGTGAAAACAGCCGGGTTATGATCAGTAAACTGGTGCAGTCCTTGGAAAATAATGCCGATAAGACCTCGCTGAATTTGAAGGCAGGTCAGGTCTATACCAATGTCAAAGGCGAGCTTAAACCCGGTGCTAAGTATGAAATCCGCACCCCTACCGCCGTAATGGGAGTCAGAGGAACCCAGTTCTTTGTCAGTATAGCCTCTGACGGGCAGGCTAAAGTGGTGACCTTGGAAGGAGTTGTTTTTGTCACTGTTCCCCAGTTGGTAACCCTGGAAGATGGAACTACCGTTACCCAGGATGTGGAGATTGAGGTTCAGCCTAATATGATCTTTGTCCAGACAGGGGATATGACCGACCCCGGCAGGTATGACCTGGAGACCCTGACAGGGGATGAAGAACTGAGCCTGTTCGTTCTGGAAACCCTGCAGGAAATAAGTATTCAGCAGCCAGATCTGATTAATCCCGAAATCCTGCAGAATCTTGAGGAGAGGATTGAAAGGGCCAGGCAGGAACAGCTGGAACAGCAGCTGCAGCAAGAAAGGATGCAGGAAGAACTTGAACGGAACGTCCAGTACGACAGCGATACAGTGAGTGGAAGTATGCCAATCACCGTTTCGGATGATGATGATGACGGGGACTTGCCGGAGATAATAATCACTACTCAGCTGCATGACGTCGATTTGCAGGTTGGCGGTGAACTGCCCCGGATTTATCATATTGAGACCGATCCCGCTGATGATGTGGAGTTGGAAGTGGAGGTAGCGGACGAGAACATTGCTAAAGCTTTCTTTGACGGGAACGCCCTCTTTATTTACGGCTTGGAACCAGGCAGTACTAGGGTGACGGTAACTGCCCACAGGGAAGGTTATCTTCCGGCGATAGAGACCTTTACGGTTACGGTCGTTTCGGTCTATGAAGAAGGTGAATGGGATATAAGCATTATTAACAATTACGGAGACATAAGTCATACGGATATAGCTCTGGATAGCCGGGGAATGCCACATATAATCTTTGATACTTACTCGGTTAGGTACCGGCACTGGAACGGCAACTCTTGGCAAGAGGGACAGCCTCAGAACGGCAGCAGACAGGGGTCTTTAACTATTGCTGAGATTGACGGAATTGACTACTCCTTTATTTCGTATAATTTAAGCGGGCATTTTGGATACGATGTGTTCAACGGAGAGTATTGGTCACACCAAAGCTTTGGGGATGAAGGTGTGGCAGTAGGGGCCACCAGCATTGATACAACTCTATATTATAATGATTCCTGGGAAAAATATATGTATGGCAGCGGAGTCAGTTATTATGATGCGGGAAACGGTGATTTGTACTTCAGGTTCAATAAATATCCAACGGGTAGTGCTCTTGAAAATTGGGGTGCTTCTTTCTTAGTGGACGGGAACAACAGCGACGCGGGAAAATCTTCTTCACTGGCCTTCGGTGCGAATGATAAGGCGTATATTGCCTACTATGATGACAGCAACGGTGGCTCAATGAAACTTGCCGTAATTTCTAATCCGCCGGATCCTGAATTAGATGAAATAATTGATGTTGATGACCAGGTGGGATACGGCGAAGACGGCCAGTATGTCTCTCTGGCGGTTGATGATGGATTATCTCTAATACATTTGGCATATTATGACGCAGTTAATAAAAAACTTAAGTACGCCAAAGTGGTTGTCGGGGAGTGGAGCATTGAAAAGGAAACGGTGGATGACAGTAAAGGCGAAGCGGGAAAATATGCCTCCCTGGCTTTCGATAGTGAGGGGAGCCCTCATATCAGTTACTATGCTAAGGATGATTCGGAAGGAGTGCTGAAGTATGCCCGCCATGATCCGGTTCATGGGGGAGAATGGTTGATAGAGGTTGTTGATCAGGGTGAGGAAGTAGGGCTGTACAGTTCCATAGCTATGGAAAGCTATTCTCCAATACCAATACCGCATTTTGCCTATATAGCTAAAATAGATGGGGATTGGGTAGTGAAGCATGCCACCAGGCAGGATGTCATGAATACCATCGAACCCGCTGAATTGTACGGAACCGAGCTGGCTTTTGAGGATACTGCCTTCTACATTGAAAGCTTTAGTAATGAGGTCTTGTGTGTAAGAAAAGAATACGGTGACGAATTGTCTGATTCAGATGATTTTGTTTATTCTCGGGAGGACAAGACAATTACCCTGAAAAGCGACTATCTCAACAACTTGTGGCCGGGTCTTCACAGGATCTGGATTTACTTCGATTACGGCCTGCCGGTTTTCATAACCATTGATGTAACAGAAGATATAGGAGCTTATATGGAGAACTCTAACCCGGATCTGGCTTATGACCCCGTGAATAACCGCTATTTAATGGTTTACGAGAGAAACATGCTTGATTCTTATCCCGAAATATGGGGCAGGTTTATTGACGCTGACGGTGAAGAAGGCCCTGAGTTTCCAATCTCCGAGGAGGGTTTCTGCTCTGATCCCAAGGTAGTCTATAATCCTGAGAATGATAATTTCCTGGTAGTCTGGTCCGATGGCCGCTTCAATAGTTCATTGATATATGCCCAAATCCTGGACGGTGAGGGTAAAACCTATGAGGATTCAGGGAATTTTGCCGTATGCCCGGGTTCAGACAACAGCCAGCATCAGCCAGCGGTGGCAGTGAATACATCCAACGGTAACTACCTGATTGCCTGGGAAGAGTATGTATACGACGGTGACCTGCAGTTTGAGATCTTTGGGCAGCTCCTTGATCAGGAGGGTGTGCAGATTGGCGAAAAACTGACCCTGATAAGCATGGACTGGTCCCAGTATTACCCGGCTCTGGCTTACAGCAGCTCGGGCAATAATTACCTTTTGGCAGCAGTGGATAGCAATGATGTCATTGGGCGGATAATCAAAGCTGATGGTTCGGCGGGTTCAGATATATTCACTATTCCAAAAAATAATGACCTATTTCAGTCAATGCCTGATGTGGTAGCCGACGATGCTAATCAGCGTTTTGTAACAGTATGGAGCGACAGCCGCGGGGATTGGGAACCGGACATTTAC
This genomic stretch from Desulfofalx alkaliphila DSM 12257 harbors:
- a CDS encoding stalk domain-containing protein, with product MSTAKVVLAGFLALFLLACPLSLQAEEPALRVLAGSGIPEKADGPPQKAGFNTPYGLAMDSQGRIYVADCYNNSIRVIANGMVGTAAGSSKGTDFYGFPLGGLADGHVDKAIFNKPRAVVVDGQGTIYVADTGNNVIRKISQGKVTTYAGTGKAGFRNGSVREAQFNAPSGLALDKAGNLYVADTLNNVIRQISPQGFVTTYAGKNTGEAGYRDGSLAEAEFNEPAALAMDSQDNLYIADSGNQLIRKIVKDRVETVAGTQGTLLSGTNYIQGSFKDGSRTEAAFNFPKGITVLENGTLIIADTWNSRIRAVLNNGQVITLVGTGENGKAPGPLYQAVLGSPVGVAYYNKNLYIADADNNLIWQMPLNPTELKAIPNFASPSEEIQLWVNGVRLELNANNKPYIQEGRTILPLRAICQNLGCRVDWTADGAIIITKGNWQKVFTARDPNLQNNNGYTMVGLRYLAESMGYKVEWVPKYRAVTVTDSLGVE
- a CDS encoding FecR family protein; the encoded protein is MKRISRLLVVVFFLSVVMPIVNLPGNLAMAADTLRVAKIMAVQGNVKVLRAGGEKDFPAFKGMGLTQGDTIITGKDGRVTLELAQDKELKIGENSRVMISKLVQSLENNADKTSLNLKAGQVYTNVKGELKPGAKYEIRTPTAVMGVRGTQFFVSIASDGQAKVVTLEGVVFVTVPQLVTLEDGTTVTQDVEIEVQPNMIFVQTGDMTDPGRYDLETLTGDEELSLFVLETLQEISIQQPDLINPEILQNLEERIERARQEQLEQQLQQERMQEELERNVQYDSDTVSGSMPITVSDDDDDGDLPEIIITTQLHDVDLQVGGELPRIYHIETDPADDVELEVEVADENIAKAFFDGNALFIYGLEPGSTRVTVTAHREGYLPAIETFTVTVVSVYEEGEWDISIINNYGDISHTDIALDSRGMPHIIFDTYSVRYRHWNGNSWQEGQPQNGSRQGSLTIAEIDGIDYSFISYNLSGHFGYDVFNGEYWSHQSFGDEGVAVGATSIDTTLYYNDSWEKYMYGSGVSYYDAGNGDLYFRFNKYPTGSALENWGASFLVDGNNSDAGKSSSLAFGANDKAYIAYYDDSNGGSMKLAVISNPPDPELDEIIDVDDQVGYGEDGQYVSLAVDDGLSLIHLAYYDAVNKKLKYAKVVVGEWSIEKETVDDSKGEAGKYASLAFDSEGSPHISYYAKDDSEGVLKYARHDPVHGGEWLIEVVDQGEEVGLYSSIAMESYSPIPIPHFAYIAKIDGDWVVKHATRQDVMNTIEPAELYGTELAFEDTAFYIESFSNEVLCVRKEYGDELSDSDDFVYSREDKTITLKSDYLNNLWPGLHRIWIYFDYGLPVFITIDVTEDIGAYMENSNPDLAYDPVNNRYLMVYERNMLDSYPEIWGRFIDADGEEGPEFPISEEGFCSDPKVVYNPENDNFLVVWSDGRFNSSLIYAQILDGEGKTYEDSGNFAVCPGSDNSQHQPAVAVNTSNGNYLIAWEEYVYDGDLQFEIFGQLLDQEGVQIGEKLTLISMDWSQYYPALAYSSSGNNYLLAAVDSNDVIGRIIKADGSAGSDIFTIPKNNDLFQSMPDVVADDANQRFVTVWSDSRGDWEPDIYGRFISDLGVLGEEFVIYESVGNKDNPSIALRCVDDVVSYLVAWDQEIEDGNSQIYVQWIDDMGAVIGSVSEIGISARNPKIAYNPKADNCLVAYEVYIDYNSDLDYRIINLEGDPFTDISRPPEAEDIMIINLVTQPDFWTTDKVEVKNVPPNATVKVYASASADTPLGSETMPPGSESYDVIINIEEGFPVGSDFAWISITEEGKAESERVGVLIPTPLMSKKADFNVDESDQWEGKVTFIVTAKQISDMEAATGKTISSIWGFVAETQDLFFEIHHALDDTGVDKVELTLLDSETFRGSISKEETGRYPYAIAVYDSENNVIAYYLGKIDVYVD